A genomic region of Methanobacterium sp. SMA-27 contains the following coding sequences:
- a CDS encoding class III signal peptide-containing protein: MVKMDQRAQISVEYILLVAIVLTIVLVFSLIITNENEQNNVATAAQLGAANASANIVLTNSSQSPIRVTSVSMTNGTTRGSDINVVIHFSRPVGDQGGAIFSSIIKSFTSSGFTNISSNSTTVIVTTSTTSGGTTHRYFITLA; this comes from the coding sequence ATGGTTAAAATGGATCAACGAGCACAAATATCTGTGGAGTACATTCTGTTGGTGGCAATTGTACTTACAATAGTACTTGTATTTTCATTAATAATAACCAACGAAAACGAACAGAATAATGTTGCAACAGCTGCTCAATTAGGAGCTGCGAATGCTTCTGCAAACATTGTATTAACCAACAGTAGCCAATCGCCCATTAGAGTTACTTCTGTAAGTATGACAAATGGTACTACCAGAGGTTCGGATATAAATGTTGTAATACACTTTTCAAGGCCTGTTGGTGATCAAGGTGGTGCTATTTTTAGTAGCATCATTAAATCCTTTACTTCTTCAGGATTTACTAATATTTCAAGTAACAGCACAACCGTAATTGTTACAACAAGTACCACTTCGGGTGGCACAACTCATCGGTACTTTATAACATTGGCTTAA
- a CDS encoding M42 family metallopeptidase, translating to MKDLLKKLADAPGVSGFEDEVRDIMINELKDSVDKIDIDQLGNLIATRNGKPDGKKIMLAAHMDEIGLMIRYIDKNGFIKFSKIGGINDQMLLNQEVSIHTSNGIITGVIGSKPPHRMKEAERKKVIDYENMFIDIGVSDKEEAENIVKLGDPITIKQEFTKLGKLYKGKALDNRIGCAVLVEVMKKAESDATIYGVGTVQEEVGLKGAKTAAFKLNPDMALALDVTIAGDHPGIKEEDAPAKTGKGPGIILTDASGRGLITHPKIKELLISVADEEEIPYQLEVSEGGTTDATAIHLTREGIPTGVISPPTRYIHTPVSVVAMEDVENAVKLILAVLERI from the coding sequence ATGAAGGATCTATTAAAAAAACTTGCAGATGCTCCTGGGGTCTCAGGATTTGAAGATGAAGTTAGAGATATAATGATCAACGAGCTAAAGGATAGTGTTGATAAAATTGATATTGATCAACTTGGTAACTTGATTGCAACTCGCAATGGTAAACCAGATGGCAAAAAGATAATGCTTGCAGCCCACATGGATGAAATAGGGTTAATGATCCGTTACATTGATAAAAATGGATTTATTAAATTTTCAAAAATTGGTGGAATAAATGATCAAATGCTTTTAAACCAGGAAGTAAGCATACACACTTCCAATGGTATCATTACAGGAGTTATTGGTTCAAAACCACCTCATAGAATGAAAGAAGCTGAAAGGAAAAAGGTAATTGATTACGAGAATATGTTCATTGATATTGGTGTTTCTGACAAGGAAGAAGCAGAGAATATAGTGAAACTGGGGGATCCTATAACAATCAAACAGGAGTTCACTAAACTTGGTAAACTATACAAAGGCAAAGCTCTTGATAACAGGATAGGATGTGCAGTTTTAGTCGAGGTTATGAAAAAAGCTGAGAGCGATGCAACCATATATGGTGTTGGAACTGTTCAAGAAGAAGTTGGACTAAAAGGTGCAAAGACCGCTGCATTTAAATTAAATCCAGATATGGCTCTGGCACTCGATGTTACAATAGCCGGAGATCATCCTGGAATAAAAGAAGAAGATGCTCCTGCAAAGACTGGTAAAGGTCCAGGAATAATACTAACAGATGCAAGTGGTAGGGGACTCATTACACATCCAAAAATTAAAGAACTTCTAATAAGTGTTGCAGATGAAGAGGAAATACCATACCAGCTAGAAGTAAGCGAAGGTGGAACAACAGATGCAACTGCAATCCATCTTACAAGAGAAGGTATACCAACAGGAGTTATATCTCCACCAACACGTTATATACATACCCCTGTGAGTGTAGTTGCAATGGAAGACGTTGAAAATGCAGTAAAACTAATTTTAGCAGTTTTAGAAAGAATTTAA